Genomic segment of Drosophila biarmipes strain raj3 chromosome 2L, RU_DBia_V1.1, whole genome shotgun sequence:
aaaatgtgtctctttggaaatttaaatggtggtcctgaaaaggaccgattgctgaaaaagtacaagctgtactagttttttaaccgccgaagccgtacagggtgcggccttgcctcttcagtgcgtacacaacgtccatggcggtgacggtcttcctcttggcgtgttcggtgtaggtgacggcatcacggataacgttctccaagaacaccttcagaacgcctcgtgtttcctcgtatataagtccggagatgcgttttacaccgccacgacgagccaaacggcggatagctggcttcgtgataccctggatgttgtcacgcagcactttgcggtgacgcttggcgcctccttttcccaagcctttgcctcctttaccacgaccagtcatatttcacttctcttctctactgttaacacactgcacggtacgaaagtcactgaagaactatttccaaattttcgacgagctcatatttatacctaaacccccagaaacacgagcgagtccgaaagatatgttcgtctcgctctccgctcgacaactgagatggactctgcttccctctcttttcaaccctccccgttttgctatataaggaggtagcaaatacggctatcgtttattgtgttttgaaacgtgaagtgaacgtgaacagcagtgaattcgaaaatggcccgtaccaagcaaaccgctcgcaaatcgactggtggcaaggcgccacgtaagcaactggctactaaggccgctcgcaagagcgctcccgccaccggaggcgtgaagaagcctcatcggtaccgccctggaactgttgccctgcgtgagatccgtcgataccagaagagtaccgagctgctgatccgcaagctgcctttccagcgtctggtgcgtgaaatcgctcaggacttcaagactgacctgcgattccagagctcggcggtgatggctctgcaggaagctagcgaggcctatctagtaggcctctttgaagataccaacttgtgtgccattcatgccaagcgtgtcaccatcatgcccaaggacatccagttggcccgtcgcattcgcggcgagcgtgcttaagtcgagacggcttcaactggctgccagtgcgcttacataatttgtacaaatcggtccttttcaggaccacaaattacattcaatgggatactaattttatctggaggctttaacataaaattaaagaaaattattttccgtcccgtttttttaagcgaattgaataattgttaattcatttttccaatttgtactgccttgataaaatttaatagtagtcggaaattgtcttttgatttgagttcccggggttttttatgtgacagctgctgtgcgttaccgatggtcaagactttcaaacagaaaaaataaaaaaaaatactaagtgcagcataaaaaaatattaactgggctaatgaatctgttggttgcttaataaacaaaatttcatatattttctttataattttaactgcagtgcaacctccaagatattttttaatagggacgcaaaataaacagtttgtagctatatgtaaatatttctgaaaattgtttatagtatattgaaatattagataaagctaatatataatattagttttttacaatatattttattttttttttttatcaaatgttttttaacaaatttcgttttgaatgtcggcatgtattgagaaagggtagcgtttaatggaacaaccacgatcaacataagacattcaaacatcaacaaaaaatataaaaacttttaagcgctatttataaattagacatagctgctaaggaatgcataacgtcttataaaaaacaagaaaaatattaaaacatgtactttttatatttttctttaatattaacttaagtgtggtctcaggcctctatggaatttatatatgggacggatattagcaaaatgtagtgaaaactattaataataatgccccaaaagctggactgcgctaagcaaagacataataaatataagaaaacatcgaacaaataccacattttaagttaactatatttttaacaatcagaaaactattgccgagtgtgttctcacagccaattttgcatgtagccaagggacaacttgaaacaaataaaaaaatacctcaagtaataataagtataaagacttgtagtattacttaaagtaaaatgttcaaacttcatttttccttagcaagttacaaaatatttctagaaatcttattttaaaatgtttttttaaagtaattattcatgttacgaatgtcaatcttgaagttgatacggctataaaaggttacaaaaacaagaacataacatttctagcacattaccttcttaatttatcgtttttgaatgtaaaacgataaaaaaattatttagttttagtatcttaagccctgaaaataagaaaaaaagtttgcacttcaagcaaaaattagcagagcaaatgactgatgccagactcacaattgaagtgctctcctcctcgattctcattcgaacgaaggaggttggtcacaagcgcgcgctccgttttctatacaaaaaagtgtagtttagtgaaaaaaaatgtctgattctgcagttgcaacgtccgcttccccagtggctgctcccccagcgccagttgccccgccatcgcatccgccaactcaacaaatggtggacgcttctatcaagaatttgaaggaacgaggtggctcatctcttctggcaatcaagaaatacatcaccgccacctacaaatgcgatgcccagaagctggctccattcataaagaaatacttgaaatctgccgtggtcaatggaaagttgatccaaacaaagggaaaaggcgcgtctggttcattcaaactgtcggcctccgccaagaaggatccgaagccgaagcctgcgtctgctgagaagaaggtgaaaagcaagaaggtagccgtcaaaaagaccggagccaccgccaagaaagttgccgccgcagctaccgacaagaagcccaaggctaagaaggctgtggccaccaaaaagaccgcagagaagaagaaaacagagaaggcgaaggccaaggatgcaaagaaaactggaaccgtgaaggcgaagccagcagcagcgaaggccaagtcgaccgcagtgaagccgaaggcagcaaaagcagcaaaggccaagccagcggcctctgctaagcccaaaaaggcggtgaagaaagcagcggcgcctgctaccgctaagaaaccgaaagccaagactacggctgccaagaagtaaattgtgaaaaagtacagtagctggtacatgctcgcaatcgtaattttagattttgaaatctgaaatttaaacaagcccttttcagggctacaacgttcgtttacaggagaaagaaactttcaattcacttatccgattattttatggccattcgcatttttccacatttgattggactcgattagtttatgattaaaaaagaaatatgtaataagaatatgtcataacttgtgtcttaatacaaataattataagtgtacccttgtagccgcattaattttagctgctttaccagagtatctaaatggaaagtatatatggctccaaagttcttcagaaaaaaacataaattgaatttttatcacgcattttattggcaaacggcaagctgaaaatttagtttctttggttaaatatgttgtggccctgaaaagggcctttttggatcttcctccccatacgcagcaggagaaaattacttggagctggtgtacttggtgacagccttggttccctcactgacggcgtgcttcgccaactctccgggcagaagtaggcgaacagccgtttggatctcccgactggtgatagtcgagcgcttgttgtagtgagccagacgagaagcctcggcagcaatgcgttcgaagatatcattcacaaagctgttcatgatgctcattgccttcgacgaaatgcccgtgtcggggtggacctgcttcaggaccttgtaaatgtagatggcgtagctctccttcctcttgcgcttcttcttcttgtcgctcttggtgatgttcttctgggctttgccagccttcttaactgcctttccactagttttcggcggcattattcacttcacttatgatttcacaaacacaactcactgatcataatggtgcccaagcacgttcaactttatactttttctcgagccatgttttcaggtctggggcacccacccctaactgaacgcgcaggcagacggaaaagtataaatatgtggctacccggggctcgtcgagcattcgtttttagtgtgtaaagtgaactaagtgaaatactcgtaaagcaaaatgtctggtcgtggaaaaggtggcaaagtgaagggaaaggcgaagtcccgctccaaccgtgccggtcttcagttcccagtaggccgtattcaccgtctgctccgcaagggcaactatgccgagcgagttggtgccggcgctccagtttacctggctgctgtgatggaatatctggccgctgaggttctcgagttggctggcaatgctgctcgtgacaacaagaagactaggattatcccgcgtcatctgcagctggccatccgcaacgacgaggagttgaacaagctgctctccggcgtcaccattgcccagggtggagtgttgcccaacatacaggctgttctgttgcccaaaaagaccgagaagaaggcttaaacgtttgatacatacttgtacataaaaaacaaacccaaccgtccttttcaggacgaccaaggtgttaccaaagaattgaagaattttcaatactaataccatattattaaaacaataagtataaggacgtgtgggaaacagatgtcgattttgtataagcgttggtcctatagcagtcggccagaaataagacctaagaggttcatcgcaaaatggcgaatttccgtcaatgctgtatctgcggcacagcctgtacaaaatagatgtgtatctacctgaaccactttcatttcaaatttcattttggttcaataaacatatattatttatgaagcatcaactttcgaatcaaagcattattggaaaatgtgtctctttggaaatttaaatggtggtcctgaaaaggaccgattgctgaaaaagtacaagctgtactagttttttaaccgccgaagccgtacagggtgcggccttgcctcttcagtgcgtacacaacgtccatggcggtgacggtcttcctcttggcgtgttcggtgtaggtgacggcatcacggataacgttctccaagaacaccttcagaacgcctcgtgtttcctcgtatataagtccggagatgcgttttacaccgccacgacgagccaaacggcggatagctggcttcgtgataccctggatgttgtcacgcagcactttgcggtgacgcttggcgcctccttttcccaagcctttgcctcctttaccacgaccagtcatatttcacttctcttctctactgttaacacactgcacggtacgaaagtcactgaagaactatttccaaattttcgacgagctcatatttatacctaaacccccagaaacacgagcgagtccgaaagatatgttcgtctcgctctccgctcgacaactgagatggactctgcttccctctcttttcaaccctccccgttttgctatataaggaggtagcaaatacggctatcgtttattgtgttttgaaacgtgaagtgaacgtgaacagcagtgaattcgaaaatggcccgtaccaagcaaaccgctcgcaaatcgactggtggcaaggcgccacgtaagcaactggctactaaggccgctcgcaagagcgctcccgccaccggaggcgtgaagaagcctcatcggtaccgccctggaactgttgccctgcgtgagatccgtcgataccagaagagtaccgagctgctgatccgcaagctgcctttccagcgtctggtgcgtgaaatcgctcaggacttcaagactgacctgcgattccagagctcggcggtgatggctctgcaggaagctagcgaggcctatctagtaggcctctttgaagataccaacttgtgtgccattcatgccaagcgtgtcaccatcatgcccaaggacatccagttggcccgtcgcattcgcggcgagcgtgcttaagtcgagacggcttcaactggctgccagtgcgcttacataatttgtacaaatcggtccttttcaggaccacaaattacattcaatgggatactaattttatctggaggctttaacataaaattaaagaaaattattttccgtcccgtttttttaagcgaattgaataattgttaattcatttttccaatttgtactgccttgataaaatttaatagtagtcggaaattgtcttttgatttgagttcccggggttttttatgtgacagctgctgtgcgttaccgatggtcaagactttcaaacagaaaaaataaaaaaaaatactaaatgcagcataaaaaaatattaactgggctaatgaatctgttggttgcttaataaacaaaatttcatatattttctttataattttaactgcagtgcaacctccaagatattttttaatagggacgcaaaataaacagtttgtagctatatgtaaatatttctgaaaattgtttatagtatattgaaatattagataaagctaatatataatattagttttttacaatatattttatttttttttttatcaaatgttttttaacaaatttcgttttgaatgtcggcatgtattgagaaagggtagcgttatatggaacaaccacgatcaacataagacattcaaacatcaacaaaaaatataaaaacttttaagcgctatttataaattagactaaggaatgcataacgtcttataaaaaacaagaaaaatattaaaacatgtactttttatatttttctttaatattaacttaagtgtggtctcaggcctctatggaatttatatatgggacggatattagcaaaatgtagtgaaaactattaataataatgccccaaaagctggactgcgctaagcaaagacataataaatataagaaaacatcgaacaaataccacattttaagttaactatatttttaacaatcagaaaactattgccgagtgtgttctcacagccaattttgcatgtagccaagggacaacttgaaacaaataaaaaaatacctcaagtaataataagtataaagacttgtagtattacttaaagtaaaatgttcaaacttcatttttccttagcaagttacaaaatatttctagaaatcttattttaaaatgtttttttaaagtaattattcatgttacgaatgtcaatcttgaagttgatacggctataaaaggttacaaaaacaagaacataacatttctagcacattaccttcttaatttatcgtttttgaatgtaaaacgataaaaaaattatttagttttagtatcttaagccctgaaaataagaaaaaaagtttgcacttcaagcaaaaattagcagagcaaatgactgatgccagactcacaattgaagtgctctcctcctcgattctcattcgaacgaaggaggttggtcacaagcgcgcgctccgttttctatacaaaaaagtgtagtttagtgaaaaaaaatgtctgattctgcagttgcaacgtccgcttccccagtggctgctcccccagcgccagttgccccgccatcgcatccgccaactcaacaaatggtggacgcttctatcaagaatttgaaggaacgaggtggctcatctcttctggcaatcaagaaatacatcaccgccacctacaaatgcgatgcccagaagctggctccattcataaagaaatacttgaaatctgccgtggtcaatggaaagttgatccaaacaaagggaaaaggcgcgtctggttcattcaaactgtcggcctccgccaagaaggatccgaagccgaagcctgcgtctgctgagaagaaggtgaaaagcaagaaggtagccgtcaaaaagaccggagccaccgccaagaaagtttCCGCCGCAGCtaccgacaagaagcccaaggctaagaaggctgtggccaccaaaaagaccgcagagaagaagaaaacagagaaggcgaaggccaaggatgcaaagaaaactggaaccgtgaaggcgaagccagcagcagcgaaggccaagtcgaccgcagtgaagccgaaggcagcaaaagcagcaaaggccaagccagcggcctctgctaagcccaaaaaggcggtgaagaaagcagcggcgcctgctaccgctaagaaaccgaaagccaagactacggctgccaagaagtaaattgtgaaaaagtacagtagctggtacatgctcgcaatcgtaattttagattttgaaatctgaaatttaaacaagcccttttcagggctacaacgttcgtttacaggagaaagaaactttcaattcacttatccgattattttatggccattcgcatttttccacatttgattggactcgattagtttatgattaaaaaagaaatatgtaataagaatatgtcataacttgtgtcttaatacaaataattataagtgtacccttgtagccgcattaattttagctgctttaccagagtatctaaatggaaagtatatatggctccaaagttcttcagaaaaaaacataaattgaatttttatcacgcattttattggcaaacggcaagctgaaaatttagtttctttggttaaatatgttgtggccctgaaaagggcctttttggatcttcctccccatacgcagcaggagaaaattacttggagctggtgtacttggtgacagccttggttccctcactgacggcgtgcttcgccaactctccgggcagaagtaggcgaacagccgtttggatctcccgactggtgatagtcgagcgcttgttgtagtgagccagacgagaagcctcggcagcaatgcgttcgaagatatcattcacaaagctgttcatgatgctcattgccttcgacgaaatgcccgtgtcggggtggacctgcttcaggaccttgtaaatgtagatggcgtagctctccttcctcttgcgcttcttcttcttgtcgctcttggtgatgttcttctgggctttgccagccttcttaactgcctttccactagttttcggcggcattattcacttcacttatgatttcacaaacacaactcactgatcataatggtgcccaagcgcgttcaactttatactttttctcgagccatgttttcaggtctggggcacccacccctaactgaacgcgcaggcagacggaaaagtataaatatgtggctacccggggctcgtcgagcattcgtttttagtgtgtaaagtgaactaagtgaaatactcgtaaagcaaaatgtctggtcgtggaaaaggtggcaaagtgaagggaa
This window contains:
- the LOC127010784 gene encoding histone H1-like, which codes for MSDSAVATSASPVAAPPAPVAPPSHPPTQQMVDASIKNLKERGGSSLLAIKKYITATYKCDAQKLAPFIKKYLKSAVVNGKLIQTKGKGASGSFKLSASAKKDPKPKPASAEKKVKSKKVAVKKTGATAKKVSAAATDKKPKAKKAVATKKTAEKKKTEKAKAKDAKKTGTVKAKPAAAKAKSTAVKPKAAKAAKAKPAASAKPKKAVKKAAAPATAKKPKAKTTAAKK
- the LOC127010783 gene encoding histone H1-like, coding for MSDSAVATSASPVAAPPAPVAPPSHPPTQQMVDASIKNLKERGGSSLLAIKKYITATYKCDAQKLAPFIKKYLKSAVVNGKLIQTKGKGASGSFKLSASAKKDPKPKPASAEKKVKSKKVAVKKTGATAKKVAAAATDKKPKAKKAVATKKTAEKKKTEKAKAKDAKKTGTVKAKPAAAKAKSTAVKPKAAKAAKAKPAASAKPKKAVKKAAAPATAKKPKAKTTAAKK